A window of Diospyros lotus cultivar Yz01 chromosome 14, ASM1463336v1, whole genome shotgun sequence contains these coding sequences:
- the LOC127790505 gene encoding uncharacterized protein LOC127790505: MHMSKQRILLFPIPGEVWNKKATVYKQSNLRIDHPGNRRQDLETDNNLQFGESSTMADYGGRQQVEGFVSSSSSWAEDSICHYLVVRLPGFNKEQLKLRIDEHGDLLVSGEQGENENKITLFEQAFRVPQDSDKYSICGEYEGEILYVIVPKKAKDQEGEPRHGTANIVEERQHEHAKEEEEEEEEEQEEEEEREGICPDEGFEDPNRVNPRQQEAGLMGSVVEIIIKNSGTITALIIAFSLGVFVSRKLQSNTRAKKHLSPA, translated from the exons ATGCACATGTCCAAGCAAAGAATACTTCTTTTCCCCATTCCAGGGGAAGTTTGGAATAAGAAAGCTACAGTTTACAAGCAAAGCAATCTGAGAATAGACCATCCTGGAAACAGAAGACAGGATCTTGAAACAGACAATAATCTACAGTTTGGTGAGAGCTCAACAATGGCCGATTATGGAGGAAGGCAACAGGTTGAGgggtttgtttcttcttcttcctcttgggCAGAGGATTCAATTTGCCACTATTTGGTTGTTCGTCTTCCTG GATTCAACAAGGAACAGTTGAAGCTTCGAATTGATGAGCATGGCGATCTATTGGTTAGTGGAGAGCAGGGAGAAAACGAGAACAAGATTACCCTCTTTGAGCAGGCCTTTCGAGTGCCACAAGATTCAGACAAGTACAGTATATGTGGAGAATATGAAGGCGAGATACTGTATGTGATCGTCCCAAAGAAGGCGAAAGATCAAGAGGGAGAACCTCGACATGGAACAGCCAACATTGTAGAGGAAAGGCAACATGAGCACgcgaaagaagaagaagaagaagaagaagaagagcaagaagaagaagaagagagggagggaATTTGCCCGGATGAAGGATTCGAGGACCCTAACAGAGTGAATCCAAGGCAGCAGGAGGCTGGTTTGATGGGCAGTGTTGTGGAGATCATAATCAAGAACAGTGGGACTATAACTGCACTTATAATAGCATTTTCATTAGGGGTTTTCGTGTCGCGAAAATTGCAATCGAATACCAGAGCCAAGAAGCATCTTTCACCTGCATAG
- the LOC127791026 gene encoding pectate lyase-like has translation MQLLAAMFELRILFLVFVSLPVVVVVSATAGVGVGGGDDRVWQKRAHEAKVAARHAYHPDPHSIVNHFNERLHSDKTSENGTRRELRKHTGPCLATNPIDRCWRCDQNWAANRMKLADCSIGFGRHTTGGKGGEIYAVTDPSDNDLVNPKPGTLRHAVIQPGPLWIIFSRSMTIRLSEELLVTSDTTIDGRGATVAIVGGAGFTLQFVKNVIIHNIKIHDIKSGNGGMIRDSTTHYGFRTRSDGDGVSIFGSSNIWLDHLSMSNCVDGLIDVVQGSTAVTISNCHFTHHNEVLLFGASNTYSEDSIMQVTVAFNHFGKGLMQRMPRVRWGFVHVVNNDYTQWLEYAIGGSQHPTIISQGNRFVASANPFTKEVTRRGYAPESEWKTWLWKSEQDLMVNGAFFVQSGDLHQKIQGFRKKDFLSPKPGSSVSRLTRFSGALKCLVNTPC, from the exons ATGCAGCTGTTGGCAGCCATGTTTGAGCTTAGGATTCTCTTCTTAGTTTTTGTTAGCCTGCCGGTGGTCGTGGTGGTTTCCGCCACAGCCGGAGTTGGTGTTGGAGGTGGTGACGACAGGGTCTGGCAGAAGCGTGCCCACGAAGCCAAGGTGGCCGCTCGCCATGCCTATCACCCCGATCCTCATAGTATCGTCAATCATTTCAATGAACGTCTTCATTC GGACAAGACAAGTGAGAATGGCACAAGGAGGGAACTAAGGAAGCACACCGGCCCGTGCTTGGCCACGAATCCAATTGACCGTTGCTGGAGGTGTGACCAGAACTGGGCCGCCAACCGCATGAAGCTCGCCGACTGTTCCATCGGCTTCGGCCGCCACACCACCGGTGGCAAAGGCGGCGAGATCTACGCCGTCACTGACCCCTCTGACAACGACCTCGTCAACCCTAAACCGGGCACCCTACGCCACGCGGTCATCCAGCCGGGACCCCTCTGGATCATATTCTCTCGCAGCATGACGATCAGGCTGAGCGAGGAGCTGCTGGTGACCAGCGATACGACCATTGACGGCCGCGGTGCCACAGTTGCCATTGTTGGCGGCGCCGGCTTCACCCTGCAGTTTGTGAAGAATGTGATCATCCACAACATCAAGATTCACGACATCAAGTCTGGCAATGGCGGAATGATAAGGGACTCGACCACTCATTACGGCTTCCGAACAAGAAGCGACGGCGACGGCGTGTCGATATTCGGGTCGTCGAATATCTGGCTGGATCACCTCTCCATGTCCAACTGCGTTGATGGGTTGATAGATGTTGTTCAGGGCTCCACCGCCGTCACTATCTCCAACTGCCACTTCACTCACCACAATGAG GTGTTGCTGTTTGGAGCAAGTAACACTTACTCGGAGGATTCGATAATGCAAGTAACGGTCGCATTCAACCACTTTGGGAAGGGATTGATGCAGAGGATGCCGAGAGTGAGGTGGGGTTTTGTGCACGTCGTGAACAACGACTACACTCAGTGGCTGGAGTACGCCATCGGCGGCAGCCAACATCCGACCATCATCAGCCAGGGCAACCGCTTTGTTGCTTCCGCCAACCCCTTCACCAAAGAG GTGACTCGAAGGGGCTATGCACCAGAGAGTGAGTGGAAGACCTGGCTGTGGAAGTCGGAGCAAGATCTGATGGTGAACGGAGCCTTCTTCGTTCAGTCTGGAGACCTGCATCAAAAAATTCAGGGCTTTCGGAAGAAAGATTTCCTCTCTCCAAAGCCGGGGAGTTCTGTAAGCAGGCTCACTCGCTTTTCGGGTGCTCTCAAATGTCTAGTAAACACACCATGCTGA
- the LOC127790367 gene encoding isochorismate synthase, chloroplastic isoform X1 → MAATKLGSCNMGLRLIDRELSKSAISTRRHSLHFSTQRLQPPPLCSLSMNGCGADPTSPVGKVETRTFPAVSSPALAMDRLSSAVSDMKSDPPLFDSGIIRLEVPIQQQIEAIDWLHAQKKLLPRCFFSGRSGAVGSDQFIDSSNANGNGSSRSSSALRLVSVAGVGSAVYFRHSRPFSIDDWRSIKRFLSTKCPLIRAYGAIRFDARTSISPEWKGFGSFYFVIPQVEFDELEDSSMLVTTVAWDNALSWTYGKAITALQCTMEQVSSFIRRLPKEAPNTFILSSNYIPNRMSWDDSVRRALQMIKSNNSPLIKVVLARSNRVVTATDIDPLMWLACLQVEGTNSYQFCLQPSDDAAFIGNTPEQLFHRNRHAIFSEALAGTRPRGASEALDLQIELDLLSSFKDHHEFSIVRECIRRKLEAVCIRVLVEPTKAIRKLSRIQHLYAQLRGTLRSEDDEFEILSSLHPTPAVSGFPTEEARILIAETETFDRGMYAGPVGWLGGAESEFAVGIRSALVETGLGALIYAGTGIVEGSNSSSEWEELELKISQFTKLTKVQMHLLMSRKGDATIIS, encoded by the exons ATGGCTGCCACCAAATTAGGAAGCTGTAATATGGGATTAAGGTTAATTGACAGAGAATTAAGCAAATCTGCCATTTCTACCAGGCGGCATTCACTCCACTTCTCCACTCAA AGGCTGCAGCCGCCTCCGTTGTGTTCGCTGTCCATGAATGGTTGCGGGGCCGACCCGACATCTCCCGTCGGAAAAGTCGAAACCCGGACTTTTCCGGCCGTTTCCTCGCCGGCATTGGCCATGGACCGCCTCAGCTCCGCCGTCTCCGACATGAAGTCCGACCCACCTCTCTTTGATTCTGGAATCATCCGCCTCGAG GTGCCAATCCAACAGCAGATAGAAGCGATCGATTGGCTTCACGCCCAGAAGAAGCTTCTTCCCCGCTGCTTTTTCTCCGGTCGAAGTGGAGCCGTCGGCTCCGATCAATTCATCGATTCCTCAAATGCCAATGGCAATGGCAGTAGCCGGAGTTCTTCGGCCCTTAGATTGGTCAGTGTGGCCGGCGTTGGATCCGCCGTCTACTTCCGGCATTCCCGCCCTTTTTCCATCGACGATTGGCGGTCCATCAAGAG GTTCCTCTCAACAAAGTGCCCTCTGATTCGTGCTTATGGGGCTATCCGCTTTGATGCAAGGACTAGCATATCACCTGAATGGAAGGGTTTTGGTTCATTTTACTTTGTGATTCCTCag GTTGAGTTTGATGAGCTTGAAGACAGTTCAATGCTTGTGACAACTGTTGCATGGGACAATGCTCTTTCATGGACATACGGAAAAGCAATAACTGCACTCCAGTGCACTATGGAACAG GTTTCCTCTTTTATTAGAAGATTACCAAAAGAAGCTCCTAATACATTCATCCTCAGCAGCAATTACATTCCCAATAGGATGTCTTGGGACGATTCTGTTAGGAGGGCTCTGCAAATGATAAAAAGTAATAACTCACCACTTATTAAG GTTGTTCTTGCACGCAGCAACAGAGTCGTGACTGCTACTGATATTGACCCTTTAATGTGGCTAGCTTGTTTACAG GTTGAAGGAACGAACTCTTATCAATTCTGCCTTCAGCCTTCTGATGATGCAGCATTCATTGGAAACACA CCAGAGCAACTATTTCACCGGAACCGGCATGCCATTTTTAGCGAGGCTTTAGCTGGAACACGACCTAGAGGTGCATCTGAGGCCCTAGATCTTCAGATAGAACTTGATTTGCTTTCCag TTTCAAAGACCATCATGAATTTAGCATAGTACGAGAATGCATAAGAAGAAAGCTAGAG GCTGTATGTATCAGGGTATTAGTTGAACCAACAAAGGCAATCCGAAAGCTCTCTAGAATCCAACATCTCTATGCCCAATTGAGAGGGACGCTGAGAAGTGAAGATGATGAG TTTGAGATTTTGTCCTCCCTTCATCCAACTCCAGCAGTTTCTGGGTTTCCCACAGAGGAGGCACGGATTCTAATTGCAGAAACTG AAACATTTGACAGAGGAATGTATGCTGGCCCAGTTGGTTGGTTGGGAGGAGCAGAGAGTGAGTTTGCTGTTGGAATAAGGTCTGCATTGGTGGAAACG GGTCTTGGTGCACTAATTTATGCTGGAACTGGCATAGTTGAAGGAAGTAATTCATCTTCAGAATGGGAGGAACTGGAACTGAAGATATCTCAG TTTACAAAATTGACGAAAGTTCAGATGCATCTCCTGATGTCAAGAAAGGGTGATGCCACAATTATCAGCTGA
- the LOC127790367 gene encoding isochorismate synthase, chloroplastic isoform X2 — protein MAATKLGSCNMGLRLIDRELSKSAISTRRHSLHFSTQRLQPPPLCSLSMNGCGADPTSPVGKVETRTFPAVSSPALAMDRLSSAVSDMKSDPPLFDSGIIRLEVPIQQQIEAIDWLHAQKKLLPRCFFSGRSGAVGSDQFIDSSNANGNGSSRSSSALRLVSVAGVGSAVYFRHSRPFSIDDWRSIKRFLSTKCPLIRAYGAIRFDARTSISPEWKGFGSFYFVIPQVSSFIRRLPKEAPNTFILSSNYIPNRMSWDDSVRRALQMIKSNNSPLIKVVLARSNRVVTATDIDPLMWLACLQVEGTNSYQFCLQPSDDAAFIGNTPEQLFHRNRHAIFSEALAGTRPRGASEALDLQIELDLLSSFKDHHEFSIVRECIRRKLEAVCIRVLVEPTKAIRKLSRIQHLYAQLRGTLRSEDDEFEILSSLHPTPAVSGFPTEEARILIAETETFDRGMYAGPVGWLGGAESEFAVGIRSALVETGLGALIYAGTGIVEGSNSSSEWEELELKISQFTKLTKVQMHLLMSRKGDATIIS, from the exons ATGGCTGCCACCAAATTAGGAAGCTGTAATATGGGATTAAGGTTAATTGACAGAGAATTAAGCAAATCTGCCATTTCTACCAGGCGGCATTCACTCCACTTCTCCACTCAA AGGCTGCAGCCGCCTCCGTTGTGTTCGCTGTCCATGAATGGTTGCGGGGCCGACCCGACATCTCCCGTCGGAAAAGTCGAAACCCGGACTTTTCCGGCCGTTTCCTCGCCGGCATTGGCCATGGACCGCCTCAGCTCCGCCGTCTCCGACATGAAGTCCGACCCACCTCTCTTTGATTCTGGAATCATCCGCCTCGAG GTGCCAATCCAACAGCAGATAGAAGCGATCGATTGGCTTCACGCCCAGAAGAAGCTTCTTCCCCGCTGCTTTTTCTCCGGTCGAAGTGGAGCCGTCGGCTCCGATCAATTCATCGATTCCTCAAATGCCAATGGCAATGGCAGTAGCCGGAGTTCTTCGGCCCTTAGATTGGTCAGTGTGGCCGGCGTTGGATCCGCCGTCTACTTCCGGCATTCCCGCCCTTTTTCCATCGACGATTGGCGGTCCATCAAGAG GTTCCTCTCAACAAAGTGCCCTCTGATTCGTGCTTATGGGGCTATCCGCTTTGATGCAAGGACTAGCATATCACCTGAATGGAAGGGTTTTGGTTCATTTTACTTTGTGATTCCTCag GTTTCCTCTTTTATTAGAAGATTACCAAAAGAAGCTCCTAATACATTCATCCTCAGCAGCAATTACATTCCCAATAGGATGTCTTGGGACGATTCTGTTAGGAGGGCTCTGCAAATGATAAAAAGTAATAACTCACCACTTATTAAG GTTGTTCTTGCACGCAGCAACAGAGTCGTGACTGCTACTGATATTGACCCTTTAATGTGGCTAGCTTGTTTACAG GTTGAAGGAACGAACTCTTATCAATTCTGCCTTCAGCCTTCTGATGATGCAGCATTCATTGGAAACACA CCAGAGCAACTATTTCACCGGAACCGGCATGCCATTTTTAGCGAGGCTTTAGCTGGAACACGACCTAGAGGTGCATCTGAGGCCCTAGATCTTCAGATAGAACTTGATTTGCTTTCCag TTTCAAAGACCATCATGAATTTAGCATAGTACGAGAATGCATAAGAAGAAAGCTAGAG GCTGTATGTATCAGGGTATTAGTTGAACCAACAAAGGCAATCCGAAAGCTCTCTAGAATCCAACATCTCTATGCCCAATTGAGAGGGACGCTGAGAAGTGAAGATGATGAG TTTGAGATTTTGTCCTCCCTTCATCCAACTCCAGCAGTTTCTGGGTTTCCCACAGAGGAGGCACGGATTCTAATTGCAGAAACTG AAACATTTGACAGAGGAATGTATGCTGGCCCAGTTGGTTGGTTGGGAGGAGCAGAGAGTGAGTTTGCTGTTGGAATAAGGTCTGCATTGGTGGAAACG GGTCTTGGTGCACTAATTTATGCTGGAACTGGCATAGTTGAAGGAAGTAATTCATCTTCAGAATGGGAGGAACTGGAACTGAAGATATCTCAG TTTACAAAATTGACGAAAGTTCAGATGCATCTCCTGATGTCAAGAAAGGGTGATGCCACAATTATCAGCTGA